A window from Neodiprion fabricii isolate iyNeoFabr1 chromosome 2, iyNeoFabr1.1, whole genome shotgun sequence encodes these proteins:
- the LOC124174707 gene encoding katanin p80 WD40 repeat-containing subunit B1 isoform X4, whose protein sequence is MASSTKRSWKLQDFAAHTSNVNCLALGHKSGRVLVTGGDDRKVNLWAVGKHNCIMSLSGHATAIECVRFGQTEDLVCAGSQTGVLKIWDLEHAKLARTLTGHGNGIRCMDFHPYGELLTSGSLDKAIKLWDMRRKGCIFTYKGHTDTVNSLKFSPDGQWIASAGAEGKVKLWDLRAGKQLREFSEHKGSVTTVEFHPHEFLLASGSTDRTVHFWDLESFQLVSSTEQSQSTAIRSLYFSQGGECLFAGSQDILKVYGWEPTRTLDSVPTGWGKVQDIAVAQNQLIGASFHIANVVLFVCDLKKVAPFGGIPTPGSPFSHGNSLRKSFSKERPPELKKHKLDVKTIEEADKSGTDPEDEVMLAEIPNVTDYRDVFQPNRSLSRTPPPELEAFVEPEELDPTQPQILQTLSTSLSNLNTNELDEEPPSIMKPVPVRVHPIKSSPPVQRILITSTSQIRANLQANNASKNSRNISTIPPLRQSITPLLSKKNVGNQPLGPQRSNSTLTPRVAPMAAISPVMDDGKIKSRAPSPDSPKHCLKRQSSCKEREQGYESDYPIQINNIKHSPSDPALNRPNTAQSRSTSLNRNFSSSTPLSARNAVKKQNKAQIQPNVKVEIRVPQLRPAVEEKVKDEFVPMIADKPSGLDMDEFLPNSYGGRALGYSQLGVLPEMSEAEVLNSMMRGYESMMAVLNSRHRSLQIIYSLWHSKDLKAAVDSAVAMNDLAVIVDLLGVITLKPTIWNLDLCNSLLTSIGDLLQSKYEI, encoded by the exons atggcTTCGTCAACTAAGAGATCCTGGAAATTAC aGGATTTTGCTGCTCATACATCAAACGTCAACTGTCTAGCATTGGGTCATAAATCTGGCCGAGTGTTAGTTACCGGCGGTGACGATCGTAAAGTCAACTTATGGGCCGTTGGAAAGCACAACTGTATTATG AGCCTGAGTGGACACGCGACAGCAATAGAATGTGTTCGTTTCGGTCAAACGGAAGACTTAGTTTGCGCTGGATCACAGACCGGTGTGCTAAAAATTTGGGATCTGGAGCATGCAAAGCTTGCCAGAACTCTGACGGGACATGGAAATGGTATTAGATGCATGGATTTTCACCCCTATGGAGAATTATTAACATCGGGAAGTCTGGACAAAGCAATAAAGTTGTGGGATATGAGAAGAAAGGGGTGTATATTCACTTACAAAGGCCATACAGATACTGTCAATAGTTTAAAATTTAGTCCTGACGGACAGTGGATAGCCAGTGCTGGAGCAGAAGGGAAAGTCAAG CTCTGGGACTTGCGAGCAGGAAAGCAATTGAGAGAGTTTTCTGAACACAAAGGATCGGTAACAACTGTCGAATTTCATCCTCATGAATTTCTTTTAGCCAGTGGTAGTACAGATCGTACTGTCCATTTCTGGGATTTAGAATCATTTCAATTGGTTTCTTCCACGGAACAATCACAGTCCACGGCAATTAG GAGTCTCTACTTTAGTCAAGGCGGAGAGTGTCTTTTTGCTGGTAGTCAGGATATTTTGAAGGTTTACGGGTGGGAACCAACACGAACGCTTGACTCAGTACCAACAGGTTGGGGAAAGGTTCAAGATATAGCTGTTGCACAAAATCAATTG ATCGGAGCTTCTTTTCACATAGCAAATGTAGTCCTGTTTGTTtgcgatttaaaaaaagtcgCCCCATTCGGAGGTATCCCTACACCTGGGTCACCCTTTAGTCACGGCAACTCGTTGAGGAAAAGTTTTTCTAAAGAGAGACCTCCCGAATTGAAGAAGCAcaa ATTAGACGTTAAAACAATAGAGGAAGCAGACAAGTCTGGTACAGATCCTGAGGATGAAGTGATGCTAGCTGAAATACCAAATGTCACAGATTACAGAGATGTCTTTCAACCAAACAGGTCTT TATCTCGCACGCCTCCCCCTGAATTAGAAGCTTTTGTCGAACCTGAAGAATTGG ATCCTACACAGCCGCAAATACTTCAAACACTGTCAACGTCattgtcaaatttgaatacaaaTGAGTTGGATGAAGAGCCACCATCAATAATGAAGCCAGTACCAGTGCGTGTTCATCCCATAAAATCTTCTCCACCAGTCCAGCGTATCTTGATAACTTCTACAAGCCAAATAAGAGCAAATCTCCAGGCAAACAATGCAAGCAAAAATTCTAGAAATATATCAACAATCCCGCCACTTCGACAAAGTATTACGCCACTGCTTAGCAAGAAGAATGTTGGAAATCAACCCTTGGGACCTCAGAGATCAAACTCAACTTTGACACCTCGAGTCGCTCCTATGGCTGCCATATCTCCGGTAATGGATGATGGTAAAATTAAAAGCAGAGCGCCCAGTCCAGATTCTCCTAAACATTGCCTGAAGAGGCAAAGCAGTTGTAAAGAGCGAGAACAGGGCTACGAAAGTGATTATCCGATACA GATAAACAACATTAAACATAGTCCGTCCGATCCTGCTTTGAACCGGCCAAACACTGCTCAATCACGGTCAACATCGTtaaacagaaatttttctagttcaaCCCCTTTATCAGCTCGGAATGcagtgaaaaaacaaaataaagcTCAAATTCAACCTAATGTAAAGGTTGAAATAAGGGTACCACAACTAAGGCCAGCAGTGGAAGAAAAGGTCAAAGATGAATTCGTTCCAATGATCGCTGACAAACCGAGTGGCCTTGACATGGATGAATTTTTACCG aatagCTATGGTGGCAGGGCATTGGGTTACTCCCAATTAGGCGTTCTCCCAGAAATGTCAGAAGCCGAAGTACTGAACAGTATGATGCGTGGCTATGAGTCCATGATGGCAGTACTTAACAGTCGTCATAGATCTCTGCAAATTATTTACTCGCTATGGCACAGTAAAGACCTCAAG GCAGCGGTTGACTCCGCGGTAGCAATGAACGATTTAGCTGTTATAGTCGACCTTTTAGGAGTTATTACGCTTAAACC aaccATTTGGAACTTGGACCTATGTAATTCTTTGCTTACCTCCATTGGCGATCTACTTCAAAGTAAATACGAAAT ATAA
- the LOC124174707 gene encoding katanin p80 WD40 repeat-containing subunit B1 isoform X1, whose product MASSTKRSWKLQDFAAHTSNVNCLALGHKSGRVLVTGGDDRKVNLWAVGKHNCIMSLSGHATAIECVRFGQTEDLVCAGSQTGVLKIWDLEHAKLARTLTGHGNGIRCMDFHPYGELLTSGSLDKAIKLWDMRRKGCIFTYKGHTDTVNSLKFSPDGQWIASAGAEGKVKLWDLRAGKQLREFSEHKGSVTTVEFHPHEFLLASGSTDRTVHFWDLESFQLVSSTEQSQSTAIRSLYFSQGGECLFAGSQDILKVYGWEPTRTLDSVPTGWGKVQDIAVAQNQLIGASFHIANVVLFVCDLKKVAPFGGIPTPGSPFSHGNSLRKSFSKERPPELKKHKLDVKTIEEADKSGTDPEDEVMLAEIPNVTDYRDVFQPNRSLSRTPPPELEAFVEPEELDPTQPQILQTLSTSLSNLNTNELDEEPPSIMKPVPVRVHPIKSSPPVQRILITSTSQIRANLQANNASKNSRNISTIPPLRQSITPLLSKKNVGNQPLGPQRSNSTLTPRVAPMAAISPVMDDGKIKSRAPSPDSPKHCLKRQSSCKEREQGYESDYPIQINNIKHSPSDPALNRPNTAQSRSTSLNRNFSSSTPLSARNAVKKQNKAQIQPNVKVEIRVPQLRPAVEEKVKDEFVPMIADKPSGLDMDEFLPNSYGGRALGYSQLGVLPEMSEAEVLNSMMRGYESMMAVLNSRHRSLQIIYSLWHSKDLKAAVDSAVAMNDLAVIVDLLGVITLKPTIWNLDLCNSLLTSIGDLLQSKYEMYVSVGCTALRLILRNFSPVIKSNVQAPLHTIGVDVSREERYHKCVSCYEKLMSVRSFLLTKQNMPGKIGATFRELSNMMQALE is encoded by the exons atggcTTCGTCAACTAAGAGATCCTGGAAATTAC aGGATTTTGCTGCTCATACATCAAACGTCAACTGTCTAGCATTGGGTCATAAATCTGGCCGAGTGTTAGTTACCGGCGGTGACGATCGTAAAGTCAACTTATGGGCCGTTGGAAAGCACAACTGTATTATG AGCCTGAGTGGACACGCGACAGCAATAGAATGTGTTCGTTTCGGTCAAACGGAAGACTTAGTTTGCGCTGGATCACAGACCGGTGTGCTAAAAATTTGGGATCTGGAGCATGCAAAGCTTGCCAGAACTCTGACGGGACATGGAAATGGTATTAGATGCATGGATTTTCACCCCTATGGAGAATTATTAACATCGGGAAGTCTGGACAAAGCAATAAAGTTGTGGGATATGAGAAGAAAGGGGTGTATATTCACTTACAAAGGCCATACAGATACTGTCAATAGTTTAAAATTTAGTCCTGACGGACAGTGGATAGCCAGTGCTGGAGCAGAAGGGAAAGTCAAG CTCTGGGACTTGCGAGCAGGAAAGCAATTGAGAGAGTTTTCTGAACACAAAGGATCGGTAACAACTGTCGAATTTCATCCTCATGAATTTCTTTTAGCCAGTGGTAGTACAGATCGTACTGTCCATTTCTGGGATTTAGAATCATTTCAATTGGTTTCTTCCACGGAACAATCACAGTCCACGGCAATTAG GAGTCTCTACTTTAGTCAAGGCGGAGAGTGTCTTTTTGCTGGTAGTCAGGATATTTTGAAGGTTTACGGGTGGGAACCAACACGAACGCTTGACTCAGTACCAACAGGTTGGGGAAAGGTTCAAGATATAGCTGTTGCACAAAATCAATTG ATCGGAGCTTCTTTTCACATAGCAAATGTAGTCCTGTTTGTTtgcgatttaaaaaaagtcgCCCCATTCGGAGGTATCCCTACACCTGGGTCACCCTTTAGTCACGGCAACTCGTTGAGGAAAAGTTTTTCTAAAGAGAGACCTCCCGAATTGAAGAAGCAcaa ATTAGACGTTAAAACAATAGAGGAAGCAGACAAGTCTGGTACAGATCCTGAGGATGAAGTGATGCTAGCTGAAATACCAAATGTCACAGATTACAGAGATGTCTTTCAACCAAACAGGTCTT TATCTCGCACGCCTCCCCCTGAATTAGAAGCTTTTGTCGAACCTGAAGAATTGG ATCCTACACAGCCGCAAATACTTCAAACACTGTCAACGTCattgtcaaatttgaatacaaaTGAGTTGGATGAAGAGCCACCATCAATAATGAAGCCAGTACCAGTGCGTGTTCATCCCATAAAATCTTCTCCACCAGTCCAGCGTATCTTGATAACTTCTACAAGCCAAATAAGAGCAAATCTCCAGGCAAACAATGCAAGCAAAAATTCTAGAAATATATCAACAATCCCGCCACTTCGACAAAGTATTACGCCACTGCTTAGCAAGAAGAATGTTGGAAATCAACCCTTGGGACCTCAGAGATCAAACTCAACTTTGACACCTCGAGTCGCTCCTATGGCTGCCATATCTCCGGTAATGGATGATGGTAAAATTAAAAGCAGAGCGCCCAGTCCAGATTCTCCTAAACATTGCCTGAAGAGGCAAAGCAGTTGTAAAGAGCGAGAACAGGGCTACGAAAGTGATTATCCGATACA GATAAACAACATTAAACATAGTCCGTCCGATCCTGCTTTGAACCGGCCAAACACTGCTCAATCACGGTCAACATCGTtaaacagaaatttttctagttcaaCCCCTTTATCAGCTCGGAATGcagtgaaaaaacaaaataaagcTCAAATTCAACCTAATGTAAAGGTTGAAATAAGGGTACCACAACTAAGGCCAGCAGTGGAAGAAAAGGTCAAAGATGAATTCGTTCCAATGATCGCTGACAAACCGAGTGGCCTTGACATGGATGAATTTTTACCG aatagCTATGGTGGCAGGGCATTGGGTTACTCCCAATTAGGCGTTCTCCCAGAAATGTCAGAAGCCGAAGTACTGAACAGTATGATGCGTGGCTATGAGTCCATGATGGCAGTACTTAACAGTCGTCATAGATCTCTGCAAATTATTTACTCGCTATGGCACAGTAAAGACCTCAAG GCAGCGGTTGACTCCGCGGTAGCAATGAACGATTTAGCTGTTATAGTCGACCTTTTAGGAGTTATTACGCTTAAACC aaccATTTGGAACTTGGACCTATGTAATTCTTTGCTTACCTCCATTGGCGATCTACTTCAAAGTAAATACGAAAT GTACGTATCAGTGGGCTGCACGGCTCTCAGGTTAATACttcgtaatttttcacctGTAATCAAGTCAAACGTCCAAGCTCCGTTACATACGATCGGTGTCGACGTTTCCCGCGAAGAAAG GTACCACAAGTGCGTGTCCTGTTACGAGAAATTAATGTCGGTGAGATCGTTTCTACTTACAAAGCAAAATATGCCTGGAAAAATTGGCGCGACATTTCGAGAGCTAAGTAACATGATGCAGGCTCTTgagtga
- the LOC124174707 gene encoding katanin p80 WD40 repeat-containing subunit B1 isoform X2, translated as MASSTKRSWKLQDFAAHTSNVNCLALGHKSGRVLVTGGDDRKVNLWAVGKHNCIMSLSGHATAIECVRFGQTEDLVCAGSQTGVLKIWDLEHAKLARTLTGHGNGIRCMDFHPYGELLTSGSLDKAIKLWDMRRKGCIFTYKGHTDTVNSLKFSPDGQWIASAGAEGKVKLWDLRAGKQLREFSEHKGSVTTVEFHPHEFLLASGSTDRTVHFWDLESFQLVSSTEQSQSTAIRSLYFSQGGECLFAGSQDILKVYGWEPTRTLDSVPTGWGKVQDIAVAQNQLIGASFHIANVVLFVCDLKKVAPFGGIPTPGSPFSHGNSLRKSFSKERPPELKKHKLDVKTIEEADKSGTDPEDEVMLAEIPNVTDYRDVFQPNRSYPTQPQILQTLSTSLSNLNTNELDEEPPSIMKPVPVRVHPIKSSPPVQRILITSTSQIRANLQANNASKNSRNISTIPPLRQSITPLLSKKNVGNQPLGPQRSNSTLTPRVAPMAAISPVMDDGKIKSRAPSPDSPKHCLKRQSSCKEREQGYESDYPIQINNIKHSPSDPALNRPNTAQSRSTSLNRNFSSSTPLSARNAVKKQNKAQIQPNVKVEIRVPQLRPAVEEKVKDEFVPMIADKPSGLDMDEFLPNSYGGRALGYSQLGVLPEMSEAEVLNSMMRGYESMMAVLNSRHRSLQIIYSLWHSKDLKAAVDSAVAMNDLAVIVDLLGVITLKPTIWNLDLCNSLLTSIGDLLQSKYEMYVSVGCTALRLILRNFSPVIKSNVQAPLHTIGVDVSREERYHKCVSCYEKLMSVRSFLLTKQNMPGKIGATFRELSNMMQALE; from the exons atggcTTCGTCAACTAAGAGATCCTGGAAATTAC aGGATTTTGCTGCTCATACATCAAACGTCAACTGTCTAGCATTGGGTCATAAATCTGGCCGAGTGTTAGTTACCGGCGGTGACGATCGTAAAGTCAACTTATGGGCCGTTGGAAAGCACAACTGTATTATG AGCCTGAGTGGACACGCGACAGCAATAGAATGTGTTCGTTTCGGTCAAACGGAAGACTTAGTTTGCGCTGGATCACAGACCGGTGTGCTAAAAATTTGGGATCTGGAGCATGCAAAGCTTGCCAGAACTCTGACGGGACATGGAAATGGTATTAGATGCATGGATTTTCACCCCTATGGAGAATTATTAACATCGGGAAGTCTGGACAAAGCAATAAAGTTGTGGGATATGAGAAGAAAGGGGTGTATATTCACTTACAAAGGCCATACAGATACTGTCAATAGTTTAAAATTTAGTCCTGACGGACAGTGGATAGCCAGTGCTGGAGCAGAAGGGAAAGTCAAG CTCTGGGACTTGCGAGCAGGAAAGCAATTGAGAGAGTTTTCTGAACACAAAGGATCGGTAACAACTGTCGAATTTCATCCTCATGAATTTCTTTTAGCCAGTGGTAGTACAGATCGTACTGTCCATTTCTGGGATTTAGAATCATTTCAATTGGTTTCTTCCACGGAACAATCACAGTCCACGGCAATTAG GAGTCTCTACTTTAGTCAAGGCGGAGAGTGTCTTTTTGCTGGTAGTCAGGATATTTTGAAGGTTTACGGGTGGGAACCAACACGAACGCTTGACTCAGTACCAACAGGTTGGGGAAAGGTTCAAGATATAGCTGTTGCACAAAATCAATTG ATCGGAGCTTCTTTTCACATAGCAAATGTAGTCCTGTTTGTTtgcgatttaaaaaaagtcgCCCCATTCGGAGGTATCCCTACACCTGGGTCACCCTTTAGTCACGGCAACTCGTTGAGGAAAAGTTTTTCTAAAGAGAGACCTCCCGAATTGAAGAAGCAcaa ATTAGACGTTAAAACAATAGAGGAAGCAGACAAGTCTGGTACAGATCCTGAGGATGAAGTGATGCTAGCTGAAATACCAAATGTCACAGATTACAGAGATGTCTTTCAACCAAACAGGTCTT ATCCTACACAGCCGCAAATACTTCAAACACTGTCAACGTCattgtcaaatttgaatacaaaTGAGTTGGATGAAGAGCCACCATCAATAATGAAGCCAGTACCAGTGCGTGTTCATCCCATAAAATCTTCTCCACCAGTCCAGCGTATCTTGATAACTTCTACAAGCCAAATAAGAGCAAATCTCCAGGCAAACAATGCAAGCAAAAATTCTAGAAATATATCAACAATCCCGCCACTTCGACAAAGTATTACGCCACTGCTTAGCAAGAAGAATGTTGGAAATCAACCCTTGGGACCTCAGAGATCAAACTCAACTTTGACACCTCGAGTCGCTCCTATGGCTGCCATATCTCCGGTAATGGATGATGGTAAAATTAAAAGCAGAGCGCCCAGTCCAGATTCTCCTAAACATTGCCTGAAGAGGCAAAGCAGTTGTAAAGAGCGAGAACAGGGCTACGAAAGTGATTATCCGATACA GATAAACAACATTAAACATAGTCCGTCCGATCCTGCTTTGAACCGGCCAAACACTGCTCAATCACGGTCAACATCGTtaaacagaaatttttctagttcaaCCCCTTTATCAGCTCGGAATGcagtgaaaaaacaaaataaagcTCAAATTCAACCTAATGTAAAGGTTGAAATAAGGGTACCACAACTAAGGCCAGCAGTGGAAGAAAAGGTCAAAGATGAATTCGTTCCAATGATCGCTGACAAACCGAGTGGCCTTGACATGGATGAATTTTTACCG aatagCTATGGTGGCAGGGCATTGGGTTACTCCCAATTAGGCGTTCTCCCAGAAATGTCAGAAGCCGAAGTACTGAACAGTATGATGCGTGGCTATGAGTCCATGATGGCAGTACTTAACAGTCGTCATAGATCTCTGCAAATTATTTACTCGCTATGGCACAGTAAAGACCTCAAG GCAGCGGTTGACTCCGCGGTAGCAATGAACGATTTAGCTGTTATAGTCGACCTTTTAGGAGTTATTACGCTTAAACC aaccATTTGGAACTTGGACCTATGTAATTCTTTGCTTACCTCCATTGGCGATCTACTTCAAAGTAAATACGAAAT GTACGTATCAGTGGGCTGCACGGCTCTCAGGTTAATACttcgtaatttttcacctGTAATCAAGTCAAACGTCCAAGCTCCGTTACATACGATCGGTGTCGACGTTTCCCGCGAAGAAAG GTACCACAAGTGCGTGTCCTGTTACGAGAAATTAATGTCGGTGAGATCGTTTCTACTTACAAAGCAAAATATGCCTGGAAAAATTGGCGCGACATTTCGAGAGCTAAGTAACATGATGCAGGCTCTTgagtga
- the LOC124174707 gene encoding katanin p80 WD40 repeat-containing subunit B1 isoform X3, protein MASSTKRSWKLQDFAAHTSNVNCLALGHKSGRVLVTGGDDRKVNLWAVGKHNCIMSLSGHATAIECVRFGQTEDLVCAGSQTGVLKIWDLEHAKLARTLTGHGNGIRCMDFHPYGELLTSGSLDKAIKLWDMRRKGCIFTYKGHTDTVNSLKFSPDGQWIASAGAEGKVKLWDLRAGKQLREFSEHKGSVTTVEFHPHEFLLASGSTDRTVHFWDLESFQLVSSTEQSQSTAIRSLYFSQGGECLFAGSQDILKVYGWEPTRTLDSVPTGWGKVQDIAVAQNQLIGASFHIANVVLFVCDLKKVAPFGGIPTPGSPFSHGNSLRKSFSKERPPELKKHKLDVKTIEEADKSGTDPEDEVMLAEIPNVTDYRDVFQPNRSLSRTPPPELEAFVEPEELDPTQPQILQTLSTSLSNLNTNELDEEPPSIMKPVPVRVHPIKSSPPVQRILITSTSQIRANLQANNASKNSRNISTIPPLRQSITPLLSKKNVGNQPLGPQRSNSTLTPRVAPMAAISPVMDDGKIKSRAPSPDSPKHCLKRQSSCKEREQGYESDYPIQINNIKHSPSDPALNRPNTAQSRSTSLNRNFSSSTPLSARNAVKKQNKAQIQPNVKVEIRVPQLRPAVEEKVKDEFVPMIADKPSGLDMDEFLPNSYGGRALGYSQLGVLPEMSEAEVLNSMMRGYESMMAVLNSRHRSLQIIYSLWHSKDLKAAVDSAVAMNDLAVIVDLLGVITLKPTIWNLDLCNSLLTSIGDLLQSKYEIYYQEANIYTLCSRGATTCDRTS, encoded by the exons atggcTTCGTCAACTAAGAGATCCTGGAAATTAC aGGATTTTGCTGCTCATACATCAAACGTCAACTGTCTAGCATTGGGTCATAAATCTGGCCGAGTGTTAGTTACCGGCGGTGACGATCGTAAAGTCAACTTATGGGCCGTTGGAAAGCACAACTGTATTATG AGCCTGAGTGGACACGCGACAGCAATAGAATGTGTTCGTTTCGGTCAAACGGAAGACTTAGTTTGCGCTGGATCACAGACCGGTGTGCTAAAAATTTGGGATCTGGAGCATGCAAAGCTTGCCAGAACTCTGACGGGACATGGAAATGGTATTAGATGCATGGATTTTCACCCCTATGGAGAATTATTAACATCGGGAAGTCTGGACAAAGCAATAAAGTTGTGGGATATGAGAAGAAAGGGGTGTATATTCACTTACAAAGGCCATACAGATACTGTCAATAGTTTAAAATTTAGTCCTGACGGACAGTGGATAGCCAGTGCTGGAGCAGAAGGGAAAGTCAAG CTCTGGGACTTGCGAGCAGGAAAGCAATTGAGAGAGTTTTCTGAACACAAAGGATCGGTAACAACTGTCGAATTTCATCCTCATGAATTTCTTTTAGCCAGTGGTAGTACAGATCGTACTGTCCATTTCTGGGATTTAGAATCATTTCAATTGGTTTCTTCCACGGAACAATCACAGTCCACGGCAATTAG GAGTCTCTACTTTAGTCAAGGCGGAGAGTGTCTTTTTGCTGGTAGTCAGGATATTTTGAAGGTTTACGGGTGGGAACCAACACGAACGCTTGACTCAGTACCAACAGGTTGGGGAAAGGTTCAAGATATAGCTGTTGCACAAAATCAATTG ATCGGAGCTTCTTTTCACATAGCAAATGTAGTCCTGTTTGTTtgcgatttaaaaaaagtcgCCCCATTCGGAGGTATCCCTACACCTGGGTCACCCTTTAGTCACGGCAACTCGTTGAGGAAAAGTTTTTCTAAAGAGAGACCTCCCGAATTGAAGAAGCAcaa ATTAGACGTTAAAACAATAGAGGAAGCAGACAAGTCTGGTACAGATCCTGAGGATGAAGTGATGCTAGCTGAAATACCAAATGTCACAGATTACAGAGATGTCTTTCAACCAAACAGGTCTT TATCTCGCACGCCTCCCCCTGAATTAGAAGCTTTTGTCGAACCTGAAGAATTGG ATCCTACACAGCCGCAAATACTTCAAACACTGTCAACGTCattgtcaaatttgaatacaaaTGAGTTGGATGAAGAGCCACCATCAATAATGAAGCCAGTACCAGTGCGTGTTCATCCCATAAAATCTTCTCCACCAGTCCAGCGTATCTTGATAACTTCTACAAGCCAAATAAGAGCAAATCTCCAGGCAAACAATGCAAGCAAAAATTCTAGAAATATATCAACAATCCCGCCACTTCGACAAAGTATTACGCCACTGCTTAGCAAGAAGAATGTTGGAAATCAACCCTTGGGACCTCAGAGATCAAACTCAACTTTGACACCTCGAGTCGCTCCTATGGCTGCCATATCTCCGGTAATGGATGATGGTAAAATTAAAAGCAGAGCGCCCAGTCCAGATTCTCCTAAACATTGCCTGAAGAGGCAAAGCAGTTGTAAAGAGCGAGAACAGGGCTACGAAAGTGATTATCCGATACA GATAAACAACATTAAACATAGTCCGTCCGATCCTGCTTTGAACCGGCCAAACACTGCTCAATCACGGTCAACATCGTtaaacagaaatttttctagttcaaCCCCTTTATCAGCTCGGAATGcagtgaaaaaacaaaataaagcTCAAATTCAACCTAATGTAAAGGTTGAAATAAGGGTACCACAACTAAGGCCAGCAGTGGAAGAAAAGGTCAAAGATGAATTCGTTCCAATGATCGCTGACAAACCGAGTGGCCTTGACATGGATGAATTTTTACCG aatagCTATGGTGGCAGGGCATTGGGTTACTCCCAATTAGGCGTTCTCCCAGAAATGTCAGAAGCCGAAGTACTGAACAGTATGATGCGTGGCTATGAGTCCATGATGGCAGTACTTAACAGTCGTCATAGATCTCTGCAAATTATTTACTCGCTATGGCACAGTAAAGACCTCAAG GCAGCGGTTGACTCCGCGGTAGCAATGAACGATTTAGCTGTTATAGTCGACCTTTTAGGAGTTATTACGCTTAAACC aaccATTTGGAACTTGGACCTATGTAATTCTTTGCTTACCTCCATTGGCGATCTACTTCAAAGTAAATACGAAAT ATACTACCAGGAAGCAAACATTTATACGCTCTGTAGCCGAGGGGCAACAACTTGTGACCGAACCAGCTAA